In Molothrus ater isolate BHLD 08-10-18 breed brown headed cowbird chromosome 20, BPBGC_Mater_1.1, whole genome shotgun sequence, the following are encoded in one genomic region:
- the SARDH gene encoding LOW QUALITY PROTEIN: sarcosine dehydrogenase, mitochondrial (The sequence of the model RefSeq protein was modified relative to this genomic sequence to represent the inferred CDS: deleted 1 base in 1 codon), which produces MSSLSRAWRLPRWRSPRPFSSGSGPTAKKSVPYQKTLQEEGPGSGQPSRAPPGSAQVVVVGGGSLGCQTAYHLAKMGLRGVLLLERDRLTSGTTWHTAGLLWQLRPSDVEVELLAHTRDVVSRDLPAETGLHTGWVENGGLFIASNKQRLDEYKRLMSLGKVYGVESHVLTPAQTKDLYPLMNVDDLYGTLYVPKDGTMDPAGTCSTLARAATARGATIIENCPVTGIQVRTDDFGVKRVHAVETAHGTIQTPCVVNCAGVWARALGRLAGVHVPLVAMHHAYVVTERIEGIQNMPNVRDHDASVYLRLQGDALSVGGYESNPIFWEEVSEKFAFGLFDLDWDVFMQHIEGAVNRVPVLEKTGIKSTVCGPESFTADHKPLMGEAPEVRGFFLGCGFNSAGMMLGGGCGRELAHWIIHGRPEKDMYGYDIRRFHHSLTDNNRWMRERSHESYAKNYSVVFPHDEPLAGRNMRKDPLHEELLQQGCVFQERHGWERPGWFSPGGAAPVLDYDYYGAYGHERHRDYTYNRLLGDEYTFDFPPHHHIIKKECLTCRNALALFDMSYFGKFYLVGPEATKAADWLFSADVSKAPGSTVYTCMLNRQGGVESDLTVSRISPGSPGSPLAPAFEGDGYYLAIGGAVAQHNWSHITTVLQDMKFQCQLLDCSEELGMMSIQGPLSRAVLQEVLDTDLSNEAFPFSTHKITTAAGCQVRAMRLSFVGEMGWELHVPRADCVKVYRAVMQAGARHGIANAGYRAIDSLSIEKGYRHWHADLRPDDTPLEAGLAFTCKLKSSIPFLGREAVEAQKAKGIFRRLVCFTTEEKVPMFGLEAVWRDGQVVGHIRRADFGFAIDKTIAYGYIRDPAGGPVSLDFVKSGSYELERMGVTFPARAHTKSPFDPDNKRVKGFY; this is translated from the exons ATGTCCTCCCTGAGCCGAGCCTGGCGCCTGCCCCGCTGGAGGAGCCCCCGGCCCTTCAGCAGCGGCTCGGGCCCCACGGCCAAGAAGAGCGTCCCGTACCAGAAGACGCTGCAGGAGGAGGGTCCCGGGAGCGGCCAGCCCAGCCGGGCCCCGCCGGGCTCGGCacaggtggtggtggtgggagggggcagcctgggctgccagACCGCCTATCACCTGGCCAAAATGGGGCTCCGCGGCGTGCTGCTGCTCGAGAGGGACCGCCTGACCTCGGGCACCACCTGGCACACGGCGG ggctcctgtggcagctgcGTCCCAGCGATGTGGAAGTGGAGCTGCTGGCGCACACGAGGGACGTGGTCAGCCGGGATCTGCCGGCCGAGACCGGGCTGCACACGGGCTGGGTGGAGAACGGGGGGCTCTTCATCGCCTCCAACAAGCAGCGCCTGGATGAGTACAAAAGGCTCATGTCG ctgggcaAGGTGTATGGAGTGGAGTCCCACGTGCTGACCCCGGCACAGACCAAGGACCTGTACCCCCTGATGAACGTGGATGACCTGTATGGCACCCTCTATGTCCCCAAGGATGGCACCATGGACCCTGCTGGCACCTGCTCAACCCTGGCCAGAGCAGCGACTGCCAGGGGCGCTACG ATCATTGAGAACTGCCCGGTCACAGGCATCCAGGTGAGAACTGATGATTTTGGGGTGAAGAGGGTGCATGCAGTGGAGACAGCCCACGGCACCATCCAGACTCCCTGCGTGGTGAACTGTGCAG GAGTGTGGGCACGGGCCCTGGGCCGGCTGGCAGGCGTGCACGTGCCGCTGGTGGCCATGCACCACGCCTACGTGGTGACCGAGCGCATCGAGGGCATCCAG AACATGCCAAACGTTCGTGATCACGACGCCTCGGTCTATCTGCGTCTCCAAGGCGATGCCCTCTCCGTGGGTGGATATGAGTCAAACCCCATCTTCTGGGAGGAG GTATctgaaaaatttgcttttggCCTCTTTGACCTGGACTGGGATGTTTTCATGCAACACATTGAAGGTGCTGTCAACAGAGTGCCAGTTCTGgagaaaacaggaattaaatCCACTGTCTGTGGGCCAG AGTCATTCACAGCTGACCACAAACCACTCATGGGAGAAGCTCCTGAAGTCCGAGGGTTCTTCCTCGGCTGCGGCTTCAACAGCGCCG GGATGATGCTGggaggtggctgtggcagggaaTTGGCTCACTGGATCATCCACGGCCGGCCGGAGAAGGACATGTACGGCTACGACATCAG GAGGTTCCACCACTCCCTGACTGACAACAACCGCTGGATGCGGGAGCGCAGCCACGAGTCCTACGCCAAGAACTATTCCGTGGTGTTCCCCCATGATGAGCCCCTGGCAGGACGCAACATGAGGAAGGACCCCCTGCACGAG gagctgctgcagcagggctgtgttttccaGGAGAGGCACGGCTGGGAGAGACCTGGCTGGTTCAGccctgggggagcagccccg gtCCTGGACTATGATTACTACGGTGCCTACGGCCACGAGCGCCACAGGGACTACACCTACAACCGCCTGCTGGGGGACGAGTACACCTTCGACTTCCCCCCTCACCACCACATC ATCAAGAAGGAATGTTTAACGTGCAGGAACGCCCTGGCTCTCTTTGACATGTCTTATTTTGGGAAATTCTACCTGGTTGGACCTGAAGCTACCAAAGCAGCAGACTGGCTGTTCAGTGCTGATGTGAGCAAAGCTCCAG GCTCCACCGTGTACACCTGCATGCTGAACCGCCAGGGCGGCGTGGAGAGCGACCTGACCGTCAGCAGGATCAGCCCCGGGAGCCCGGGCTCCCCCCTGGCCCCCGCTTTTGAAG GGGATGGATACTACCTGGCAATCGGCGGGGCTGTGGCTCAGCACAACTGGTCCCACATCACCACCGTGCTGCAGGACATGAAATTCCAGTGCCAGCTCCTCGACTGCTCCGAGGAGCTGGGCATGATGAGCATCCAGGGCCCGCTGAG CCGCGCTGTCCTGCAGGAAGTGCTCGACACC GACCTCAGCAACGAGGCCTTCCCCTTCTCCACCCACAAAAtcaccacagctgcaggatGCCAG GTCCGTGCCATGAGGTTGTCGTTCGTGGGGGagatgggctgggagctgcacgTGCCCAGGGCTGACTGTGTGAAGGTTTATCGGGCGGTGATGCAGGCAGGAGCCCGGCATGGCATCGCCAACGCCGGCTACAGAGCCATCGACAGCCTCAGCATCGAGAAAG GGTACAGGCACTGGCACGCAGACCTGCGCCCCGATGACACCCCGCTGGAAGCAGGGCTGGCCTTCACCTGCAAGCTCAAGTCCAGCATCCCCTTCCTGGGCCGGGAGGCTGTGGAGGCACAGAAAGCCAAGGGCATCTTCCGCCGGCTGGTGTGCTTTACCACCGAGGA GAAGGTGCCCATGTTCGGCCTGGAGGCGGTCTGGAGGGACGGGCAGGTGGTCGGCCACATCCGCCGGGCAGATTTTGGGTTTGCCATCGACAAAACCATCGCCTACGGCTACATCCGAGACCCTGCAGGGGGCCCG GTTTCCCTGGATTTTGTGAAGAGTGGCAGCTACGAGCTGGAGCGGATGGGAGTGACCTTCCCGGCCCGAGCTCACACCAAATCCCCGTTCGACCCTGACAACAAACGCGTGAAAGGCTTTTACtga